AAGTATCAAGTAGATAAGCTGGAACTCATCGTTGATGACGAGATGTGGCCATTACCAAAACTCAGAGAAATACTCTTTACCAGGTAATTTTAAGGGCTCCTTTGGGAGCCTTTTTTTTTTGGACTTCAATAGTCTTGCTCTTCCTTTTAGGCTCGTTTGTAGGAAATAATTATTTTCGGGCATTCATTTCACTACATGACTAATCTCAACACGATGATTTTTACAAAAGGGTTGTTTACTTTTTGCCTCGCTACGCTAATGTCCGTATCGCTTATGGCTCAGGCTGATCAGTTCACAAAAGAGGCTGATAACGCCTACAATAACGAAGCGTATTTTGAGGCTATCGACCTTTACAAGAAGGCTTATTCGAAAGAGAATGACTCGGAAGAAAAGGCACGTATGCTATTCCAGATTGCAGAATCGTACCGAATGATTCTGGATTATGATCAACAAGTAATTTGGTACAATAAAGCACTGAAGGCGCAATACGATGCCCCTGATGCGTTCCTTTACTTGGCTCAAGCTTACCATCGACAAGGTGATTTCACTCAGGCTATAGAATACTACAATAAGTACATCGATGCAGCGCCTGACCCAATGAAAGGTGAAATAGGTTTGGAGCAAGCAGAAATTGCCAAAGAATTTAGAGACAATCCTTCTCGGTACATCGTTCAAAACGAAATACTTCTTAACTCTGCTGAGTATGACTTCTCACCAGGATGGGCCGGAGATGACTTTAATACAATTTACTTTAGCTCTTCTCGACAGGGAGCTCAGGGGATGGAGATTGATTTAAGAACAGGAGAAAGCTTTCAAGATATCTTCTTCACAACACGTGATCAAAAGGGAAAGTGGAGCGAGCCGGAGCGTCTGACGTATAGAATCAATACCATTCATAATGAGGCTACTCCTAGATTGACCAATACTTTCGATATGATGTTGTTTACGCGTTGCGAGAGTACCAAGGACGATAACAAAGGGTGTGATGTCATGATCACCCGTAAAACAGCAGATCAGTGGTCAACGGCTCAGGTGGTAGAGTTAAAGAACAATGAGAGTTCAGAACTAACTACCGCAGGGCACCCTGCTCTTACACCGGATGAAACACATATCATTTTTGCAAGTGACATGCCCGGAGGAATGGGAGGAAAAGATCTTTGGATTGCACCTTTCGACAAGGCTTCAATGACTGCAGGTGAAGCCGTGAATCTCGGCCCTGCAATCAATACGAAAGGTAACGAAATGTTCCCTTTCATTCGAAAAAACGGAGCGCTCTACTTCGCTACTGACGGTCTTGTCGGAATGGGAGGACTAGACATTTTTGTTGCTGAGAGCAATGGAGAAAACTCATGGGGTAACGTTGAAAACCTTGGTGCGCCGATTAATTCAATCGGTCATGACTTTGGAATTATTTGGGAAGGAGATTCTGAAAGAGGCTATTTTTCTTCAGATCGCAACGGAGGAAAAGGAAAAGATGATATCTACTCATTCAACCTTCCACCACTTCTATTTGCTCTTGATGGTGTAGTATATGACAAAGACACTCAGCAGCCGGTTCCCGAGGCGACTATCAAAGTTATTGGTAGCGACGGTGCTTCGTTTGAAGCAGCTACAGACGCCGGAGGTGCTTTCTCGTTTTCAGAAAAAGGAGAAGAACGCTACATCAACCCGGAGACCAATTACTCTATCGAAGTTTCAAAACCTGACTACTTGGTAGCGAAGGATCAGATCAGCACAGTGGGTATTGCTGAGTCTACCACATTCTTGAAAGAATACTTTATCACATTTACAGCTCCTGATAAGGCCATCGAATTTCCTGAGGTACGCTATGCATACAACAAGGCAGAGCTGCAGGTCAATGATGAGGTGAACTCTTTGGATTCGCTGGACTTCCTCTACAATGTTTTGGTAGACAACCCAACAATTATTATCGAGCTTCAAGCGCACACTGACTCCAGAGGTAAGGACGCTTACAACAAAGACCTTTCGCAAAGAAGGGCTGAAAGTTGTGTAGAATACTTGTCTTCAAAAGGAATACCTGCCGAAAGAATGGTCGCAAAAGGCTATGGTGAAACCAGACTTCGCATATCAGACAAGCAAATTGCTGCTTTGGCTACTGAAGAGGAAAAGGAAGCGGCGCACCAGAAAAACAGACGTACAGAATTCACCGTACTTAGTTTTGATTATGTGCCGATGGAAGAGTCGGACAACTAGGTACGTTTAAATACTTTTCAGGCATTCCAAATTTTTTGGGATGCCTTTTTTTATATCATAATGAGTCAAGAGAAAAGATATCAAGCTCGTGGTGTAAGCGCCGGAAAAGAAGATGTGCATGCCGCCATCAAAGGCATAGATAAAGGCCTTTTTCCAAAAGCTTTCTGTAAGATCATTCCTGATTACCTTACCGGTAGTGAAGACCATTGTTTGGTGATGCACGCCGACGGGGCAGGTACGAAATCATCTTTGGCTTATGCCTATTGGAAGGAAACGGGAGACCTTTCCGTCTGGAAAGGAATTGCCCAGGACGCATTGATCATGAATATAGATGACTTGCTTTGCGTGGGATGCGTCGATAAAATATTGGTGAGCTCAACCATAGGCCGAAACAAAAACCTCATAACCGGTGAAGTCATAAAAGCCTTGATCGAAGGAACTGAAGAGGTATTGGAAAATCTCAGATACCTTGGGATTGAAGTAAGAAGCACAGGCGGCGAAACTGCGGATGTAGGAGACTTGGTAAGGACAGTGATAGTAGACAGCACCGTTACCTCACGAATGCGTCGCGATGAAGTAGTCGATAATTCGAATATAAAGCCGGGTCAAGTGATCGTCGGCTTATCTTCAACAGGTCAAGCTTCGTATGAGAATGACTACAATGCAGGTATGGGGAGTAATGGCCTGACCTCTGCGAGACACGATGTTTTTCGCTCTGCTGTAGGACAGAAATTTCCTGAAACTTTTGATCCTGCAGTACCCAAAGATCTTGTTTATTCAGGAGCTTATAGCCTTACAGATAGAGTAGATTCAATGCCTGTCGATTTAGGTAAAGCCGTTCTTTCCCCAACTCGCACTTACGCTCCCGTTATTAAAGCGGTTTTACAAAAAGGTAGAGATCAAATTGGTGGAATGGTGCACTGCAGTGGCGGTGCACAAACCAAGGTTTTACATTTCGTAGATAAGCATCATATCATCAAAGACAATTTGTTCCCTGTTCCACCATTGTTCAAGGTGATTCAAGAAACATCAGGAACTGAATGGAAGGAGATGTACAAGGTCTTCAACATGGGGCATCGAATGGAAATCTATTGTGATAAACCTTTTGCCAAAACGATTATTGATATTTCAAATTCTTTCCATATCGACGCCCAAATCGTAGGAAGAGTAGAAGAAGGCAAAAAGGCTTTGACCATTACCAGTGAAAACGGAACATTCCAATACGACTAAGCGATGGATGAAAAAGAAATATTGTCAAAGTTGGGTGCCATCAAGGATCATTACCTCGAAGTGGGAAAGAAGATCATTGACCCTGAAGTAATCTCAGATACGAAGAGGTACGTCAAGTTTTCTAAAGAATACAAAGATTTGGAACCCGTTGCCGAAGCCTACGACAGCTATAAGCTCCTCTACGAAAACCTTGAGAACGCAAAGGAAATCATCCAAAGTGAATCGGATGCTGACTTTAAGGAGATGGCGAAAGAAGAACTCAACGAGCTTTTAGCCGAAAAGGAAAAAATGGAAGAGGATATCAAGCTCCTCCTCATTCCTAAAGATCCAGAGGATTCTAAGAACGCCGTGGTCGAAATTCGAGGGGGAACAGGTGGGGACGAAGCGGCCATATTTGCAGGAGACCTTTTTAGAATGTATTCGAAATACATTGAAACCAAAGGATGGAAACTAGAATTGGTGGATACCAATCATGGTTCTTCCGGAGGATTTAAGGAAGTCATATTTAACGTAACGGGAAACAATGTTTATGGAATCATGAAGTACGAAGGTGGCGTTCACCGCGTGCAAAGGGTTCCTCAAACTGAAACGCAAGGCAGGGTGCACACCAGTGCCGCTACCGTGATAGTATTGCCCGAAGCAGAGGAATTTGATGTAGAGGTAAAAGAGTCAGATTTACGAGTGGATAGTTACTGTAGCTCAGGTCCCGGAGGGCAGTCAGTAAACACGACATATTCCGCCATTCGCTTGACCCATATTCCTACCGGAATAGTGGCGCAATGCCAGGATCAAAAGTCGAAGTTGAAGAATTACGACAAAGCTCTCAGCGTGCTTCGATCTCGTATTTACGAAATCGAACTTCAGAAGAAATTGGCGAAGGATGCCGAAAAGCGGAAGTCTATGGTTTCTTCAGGAGATCGCTCTGCGAAAATTAGAACCTACAATTATCCCCAAGGTCGCGTTACGGATCACAGAATAAATCTCACACTTTATAACCTTTCGGGTGTTATGGATGGAGATATTGATGAAATTATCGAAGCTCTTCGCGTTGCTGAAAATGCAGAAAAGCTTCAAGCCAGCATAGACGAATAGCCATGAAGAAAGCCGATCTGGTTCAGTTAATACACGAGAGAAAGAGCTTCCTCTGTGTTGGCTTAGATCCGAATCCCGAGAAGATGCCGCTGCATATTCTTGAGATGGAAGATTCACTTTTCGAATTCAATAAGCAGATCATAGATGCTACACGAGAATTTTGCGTGGCTTATAAGCCGAATACTGCATTCTATGAGTCTCATGGAGCGAAAGGCTGGGAAGCGCTAAAGAAAACCAGGGATTACATTGGTTCATCTCATTTTACCATCGCGGATGCCAAGCGCGGTGACATCGGGAATACCTCGGGGATGTACGCTAAGGCATTTTTTGAAGATTCCCACTTTGACTCGGTAACGGTAGCTCCTTATATGGGCAGCGATTCGGTCAAACCTTTTCTTGGATACGATGATAAATGGGTGATATTACTTGCTCTTACCTCAAATCAAGGAGCGGAAGATTTTCAATTCTTTTCTTCTGAAGAGGGCGAAAAGCTTTTTGAAAAAGTCCTTCGAACTAGTCAGAATTGGGGCAATGATCAAAATATGATGTACGTGGTAGGGGCTACTCGCCCCGAGAAGCTCAAAGAAATCCGCGAGATCATCCCAAACCATTTTCTTTTGGTTCCGGGAGTAGGTGCTCAAGGCGGCAGCTTAGAAGAAGTGTGTAAGTATGGCATGAATGCCGATGTAGGTCTCTTGGTAAATTCAAGCCGAGGGATTATTCACGCCAGTTCCGATCAAAATTTTGACGAAGTGGCTCGTTTTGAAGCTCGGAAGATTGCGGATAAAATGAAAGCCATCTTGTCTTAGGTTTTTTTATCTTGATGAAAATTCACGCCGATGAACGAGGATTTTCTCCACTATTTATGGAAGCATAGGCAATTTGATGCGACAGACCTCAAAACAGAACGGAATGAGGAACTGGAGATCATCCATTGTGGCTATCACAATGAGAATGCGGGTCCTGATTTTTTAGATGCTCGCGTTCGAATTAACGGTACTCTGTGGGCCGGAAATGTGGAAATTCATATCGCTTCTTCAGATTGGTACAAACATGGTCATCAAAACGACCCTGCCTATGAAAATGTCATTCTTCACGTCGTATTTAATCAAGATAAGGAAGTAGAAGCACCCGAAGGAAGTATTATCCCTTCTCTTGTTTTGAAAGATAGAATCGACTATCAATCCTATCGAAAGTACAAAGCATGGGTGGCCGCAGGAAAGTTTATTCCTTGCGATAAGATCGTTCATCAGGTGCCTCAACTCATCAAGACTTCTGCCGTTCATGCCGCTGCGGTGGAGCGGTTATCATTGAAGTCAGAGATCTCTCGCGACCACCTTTTGCAAACCAAGGGAGATATGGAAGGGGCGTTCTACCGAATCTTTTTGCGAGCTCTCGGTATGAAAGTCAATGCATTACCTTTTGAGCAATTGGCCAGAATTACTCCTTATGAGCTCATTCGGAAAGTGAGGTCCAATAAAATTCAACTTGAGGCCTTACTCCTTGGACAAGCAGGCTTTTTGGCTGAGGCCAAAACTGATCATCCCCATGTTATGCAGCTTAAAGCGGAGTTTGAATTTTTAAAAAGAAAGCATAGCTTGAATCCAATGCCGAAGTCAGCATGGAAACTTTTCAGGCTACGACCACAGAATTTTCCTCAAGTGAGATTGGCTCAACTGGCTGCTTTTTATAATAAAAGTTCATCAGTGGCCACTCCGATTTCTGGAATGGAAACCCCCGATAAGCTTTTTGACTTTTTTTCGATCAAAATCGAAAATGGATTTTGGTTAAATCATTACACCATAGATGCCGAGTCTACTGCTCGAAAAAAGTCTTTCGGAAAAGAGTTTCTCAAGCACTTGGTCATCAACGCTGCGGTACCATTTATTTTTTCATTGGCAGATTACAATCGGGACGAATCGTACAGAGAAAGGGCTATAAAACTATTGGAGCTACTTCCTTCGGAAAAAAACTCAATTATTCGTAGTTTTGAGCAACTCGACTTTAAAATAGAATCTTCTTTCGACTCTCAGGGAATCATTCAATTGAAGAATAGCTTCTGTGATAGAAAGAATTGTCTGCGTTGTAAAGTTGGAATACACTTAATGAAGAATTATGCAGAAGTTGGTTAACCATATTTACACATTTTTCGAGAAACAAGCATTTGGAGTTTGTGACTGGTGGGGCAGAATACTTGGGATTTCTTCTTCAAAAGTGCGCATGTACTTCATATATATTTCTTTTATCACGCTTGGGTCTCCACTGATCATTTACCTCTTTATGGCATTTTGGCTCGAGCAAAAAGACATCTACCGCAGACGTCATAAGAAGACCATTTGGGATCTTTAACTCCTCCTTCCCCGACTATTCTATTTTGTCAAAACATCGAATTTTAGTTCTTTAGCGGATTCCGCACCCTCGTAGGTGTGAGCATAAACCAAACTATGAAGAAAGTTCTCTCCCTTTTTGGAGCCATTTTGTTAACAGCCCTAGCAGTAAATGCTCAACTTGAGGCAACGCTTGAAGTTTCAAATGACAGTGAAAAAATAAAGGACGGGAGGGCCGAAGTTCAGGTTACAGGGGGTGTACCGCCTTATGTTTATAAATGGTCCAACCCTGATACTCCGCTTAGTTCAGCTTCGAGTAGAGGGTTGGTGGAAGGTCGACCATTCACAGTGAAGGTGACCGATTCAGCGGGTAATGAACTTTTTCTTGAAGGAGAAGTACCTGCAGAGTCTGCGGAAGAGAATATCAATTCTGTCTTTCTTCCTGTTGTAAGTGGGTTATCATCAGTTCTCTTTTGGGATCCTTTTGAGGCCATTGGAATCTATGACCCTGTAGTCTATGCAGACCAAATGCCTGTGTTTGCAACGGGTTTTAAGGAAGACAATGTCCAACGAATCTTTATGATGAAGTGGTATGCCTCAAACGGTTCTGAGGTGGAGAAAGGGGATAAGATTGCATTGATTCGAAGGAATTCAAGTGATACGCTGACAATTTTTGCGAAGAATAGTGGTGCGCTCGTTCATGAGTTCTCAGAAGGAGAGATGGTTTTTGACCGAGATGATATTGAGGCCATGGCTAGTATCGAAACGGGAATTATGGCTCGAATCAAGTACGATGAGCCGAGGCCTTTGCTAACTGCAAATGGAGACGAACAGAAAAAGAACATTCCTTTTATCGTAGTTTGGCTTGTAGCCGGTGCAATTTTCTTTACCGTAAAGATGAAGTTCATCAATTTCAAAGGAGTCAAACACGCATTTCAATTGGTAGCTGGTAAATATGACGATCCGGAAGATAAGGGAGAGGTTTCGCATTTTCAGGCACTTACTACAGCACTATCTGCTACAGTAGGCCTTGGTAACATAGCGGGGGTAGCCGTAGCGATCGTCATAGGAGGTCCTGGAGCTACGTTTTGGATGATCATTGCCGGATTACTCGGAATGGCTTCAAAGTTCACTGAGTGCACACTGGGGGTAAAATACCGACTCATCAATGACAAAGGTGAAGTATCGGGTGGACCGATGTATTACTTAAGCCAGGGCCTCGAAAAAAGAAATATGAAAGGCTTGGGAAAAGTCCTTGCCGGTCTCTTCGCCATTCTCTGTGTAGGAGGATCTTTAGGCGGAGGTAATATGTTTCAAGCCAATCAAGCTTTTGTTCAGGTTGCCAGTAAAGTACCGCTTTTTGAAGGTAATGGAGCACTCTTTGGATCCATACTAGCTATTCTGGTAGGCTTGGTCATTCTTGGCGGAATCAAAAGTATTGCTAAGGTTACGGACAAAATTGTTCCTATCATGGTTGGTATTTACGTAGGCTTTGCCGTGATCATCATCTTGATTCACATAGAGAATATTGGCGCCGCCTTCGCAGCTATTTTCAATGGAGCATTTTCACCTTCAGCACTCAAAGGTGGTGTGATTGGAGTCTTAATAGTCGGTTTCCAAAGAGCCGCTTTTTCGAATGAAGCAGGTGTTGGTTCGGCTTCTATTGCTCACTCGGCCTCTAAAACAAAGCATCCCGTTAGTGAAGGGGTAGTTGCCCTTCTAGAGCCCTTTGTAGATACTGTTCTGGTATGCACAATGACAGCTTTAGTATTGATCTTCACAGGATTCGCGACCGACCCTGCCGGACTTACCGGTTCTGAGCTCACTTCTGCTGCATTTAGCAACGTGTTTCCTTGGTTCGATTGGGTCTTGTTAATTGCTATTGTCCTGTTTGCCTTCTCCACAATGATCTCTTGGTCTTACTATGGATTGAAGGCATGGAGCTATCTTTTTGGTAGAACCAAGAAAGTGGAATACCTCTACAAGCTCATCTTCCTTATTTTTATCGTGATTGGCTCCTCTGTAGGACTGGGGAGTGTCCTGGATTTCTCTGATTTGATGATTCTTGGAATGGCTTTCCCTAATATTCTAGGGCTACTTCTTTTATCAAGTGAAGTCAGAGACGATTTAAAATCGTATTTTAAACGCATCAAATCAGGGGAGATAAAACAGTTTAAATAAATTTAGATGAAGGATGCTTGAACGGGTCAAATCATATTTTAGACATTACCGTTCAGAGCGTCGAGGAGTGATTGTTCTCGCCATTATCGTTTTCTTGTCCATTGCAGGTGTTGAAGCTTTTATGTTGTTATATGAGCCTGAAACTGAAAGAATAGACATCTTATTGGTTGACGCGAATGAAACTGCCCAATCTAGAGATTTGACGGGCGAATCGCCCACAGTTGACCAAAAGGAAAAGATTTTTTTCCCATTCAATCCAAATACACTGAGTGATTCGGGATACGCTGCCCTTGGGTTTTCAGAAAAAGAAATCAAGACGCTCAGGAATTATCAAAAGGCAGGGGCGAATTTTGAAATCAAACGCGATTTTGCCAAGCTCTTTTTTGTAGACGAAGAAGAATACCTAGAGCTCGAACCATTTATTGAACTACCCGATTCAAAGCCTAAAAAGGAATACAAAAATTACTCTGAATCGTTCGAAACCAGCACGGATAAGCCTAAGGTGAAATGGTCCGACACCGCATCGACTCAAAGCTATTCGTTCAAAGAGTTCACATGTAATCTCAATACAGCCGATACCAATGAGTTGAAAAAACTGAACGGCATCGGTTCGTTTTACGCCAAGAAGATCATTGAGTACCGTGAAGAATTGGGAGGTTATCACAGTCTGGCCCAACTTTTAGAGCTATGGAAGATGACACCGGAGAAAATTGACAAATTTGCCAATCAAGTAGTTATTGATCAGGCAGAGGTTCAGCAAATCAAAATCAACTCTGCCTCTGCTTTTGACTTATCTCAACACCCTTACTTGAGTTTTGGAGAGGCAAACAAAATAGTATTAAAAAGAGAAGAGGCAGGTGGCTTTTCCAATTCGAAAGCATTCTGTTCATCAGGCTTGTTAGATGCTGATTTATGCCGTAAACTTGTGCCCTACCTTAATTTTGTAGAATGAATCTTCGAGAAGAACTTCTTACTATAATACGCGATGTGCCTGATTTCCCGAAACCAGGCATTCTTTTTCGTGATATAACACCCATCCTTGAAAACCCTTCGGTAAGTCGTGCTGTTGTAAACGAAATGATGCGTCAGTTTGAGGGGCTGAGGATTGATGCGGTTGCCGGAATTGAGAGTCGAGGCTTTTTGTTCGGATTGCCTTTGGCTATGGAAATGAACGTTCCGTTTATCGCCATCAGAAAGAAGGGTAAGCTACCTGCAGAAACGGTTGAGCATAGCTATAACTTGGAGTATGGAAGTGCTACTATCGAAATGCACAGAGGGGTAGTGGAGCCTGGAATGAACGTGCTTATTCACGATGATCTTCTGGCGACCGGAGGAACTGCTGTGGCCAGCAGGGAGCTCATCAATCTTGAAGGAGGAACCGTAGCAGGGTTCTCTTTCCTTATTGAATTGAAGGGATTGCTCGGAAGAGAAAAACTCGCAGCTACCGACAAGCCTATTTTAAGCGTTGTCGATTACGATTGAACCACCAACTTAAAAATAAATGAATTCACAACTAACAGAAAACCAAAAGATGATCGCACAAATGGTGCAGGATTTTGGTGAGCGGGAGATTCGCCCGCATTTTATGGACTGGGACGAAAACCAGCATTTCCCGATAGACACGATGAAGAAGATGGGAGAACTCGGGCTACTTGGTGTCTTTGTGCCCGAAGAGTACGGCGGATCAGGCTTTGGATATTATGAATATTACACAGCTGTCTCCGAAATCGCAAAAATTTGCGGTTCAGTAGGGCTTTCAGTTGCCGCTCACAATTCGCTTTGCACAGGTCATATTTTGGCCTTTGGTTCTGAAGAGCAAAAGAAAAAGTGGTTGCCAAAATTGGCAACAGGAGAATGGATCGGAGCATGGGGCTTGACGGAAAGCAATACCGGTTCTGATGCACTAAGGATGAAAACCACTGCCGTAAAAGATGGCAATGAGTGGGTTATCAATGGTACAAAAAACTGGATCACTCATGGAATTAGCGGTGATGTAGCTGTTGTTCTTGTCAGAACAGGAGACTTATTGGACTCTAGAGGTATTACTGCCTTTGTGGTCGAAAGAGGAACGCCTGGTTTCAAAGCAGGGAAGAAAGAGAATAAATTGGGCATGCGAGCCTCTGAAACTGCTGAAATGGTTTTTGAAGATTGCAGAGTTCCGGAAGAGAATGTTCTCGGAAATCTGGGAGAGGGTTTTATCCAAGCAATGAAAGTGTTGGACGGGGGTAGAATTTCTATTGCAGCCCTTTCTATCGGCATAGCAAAAGGTGCCTATGAAGCCGCTTTGAAATACAGCAAAGAAAGAGAGCAATTCGGAAAACCGATTTCAAGCTTTCAGGCCATCGCCTTCAAACTAGCTGATATGGCTACTGAAATTGAAGCAGCCGAGTTATTGACGCTTCAGGCTGCCGATCTCAAGAATAGAAAAGAAGAGATGACCAAGGAGTCTGCCATGGCCAAGTACTACGCTTCTGAAGTTGCCGTGAGAGTGTCAACGGAAGCGGTTCAGGTTTTTGGTGGCTATGGTTATACCAAAGACTTTCCCGTTGAAAAATTCTACAGGGACAGCAAACTCTGTACGATCGGAGAGGGAACAAGCGAAATCCAGAAGCTTGTGATTTCAAGAAAAATTCTTTCTTGAGTATTAGTTAATTTTATTCATATATTTGCAGCCCAAATTTGAATTCAGACACATGCTTATTATACCAGTTAAAGAAGGCGAAAATATTGAGCGAGCGCTCAAGAAGTTTAAGAAGAAATACGACCGCACAGGAGTAGTTAAAGAGTTGCGTCGTCGACAGCAATTTATCAAACCTTCTATTATCAAGCGCCAAGAGAAGCTGAAAGCTATCTATGTAAATAAAGTGCACGGCAATAACGAATAGTAAGTTTGTATTTTAGATATTTAAGGCATCCGTCGCAGGCGGATGCCTTTTTTTATGATCGAAAAATTCCTGGCATATCTTCAGTTTGAGAAAAATTACAGTCTTCATACTGTTAATGCCTATCACGGCGATCTGGAGAATATTTCCTTTTATCTGACTACGAGTTTTGAATGTGGTCTGGAAGATGCGACACATCAATTTCTAAGGTCTTGGATGGTCGATGCCCTCGAGTCGGGATCATCAGCATCAACTATAAAGCGCCGAGTCAGCGCGCTAAAGTCATTTTACAAATGGAGGAAAAAGACGTTCGGAGTCCAGGTTGACCCCACGGCCAAGTTGGTTATCCCGAAAATGCCAAAGAGGCTTCCTGTGTTTGTTGAAGAGGTGGCTCTTGAAGTCGGTAGACAAGGAGCGTGTTTTGACGAATCTCATGATGGAATACGAGATCAAGCGATCATTGAGCTTTTCTACAATACAGGCATAAGATCTGCTGAATTGATTGGTCTAAAAATGGATTCAGTTGATTTTGAGCAGGGTGCAATAAAAGTACTGGGAAAGCGGAACAAAGAGAGAATCGTGCCCGTAGGACAACCAATGATTGACGCCCTTAAAACTTACCTCCTGGCTAGATATGATCTCCAAAGTATTCACGACAAAGATTACTTCTTTCTGACCCAAAAAGGAAAGAAGCTCTATCCCAGACTTGTTTATAGAATTGTCAATGACTACCTTTCAAAAGTCAGTTCGATCAGCAAAAAGAGTCCACACGTTTTAAGACACACTTTTGCTACGCATATGCTCAATAAAGGAGCAGATATAAATGCGATCAAAGAACTGTTGGGTCATTCATCATTGGCAGCGACTCAAGTATACACGCACAATAGTGTTGAGCAATTGATCAAAGTGTACCGAAGTAGCCACCCGAAAAGTTGAATTTAATTAGTTACTAACCATAAAAAATTGGACAATATGCAGATTAGCGTTCACTCCATTCAGTTTAAAGCAGACGTTAAATTGATAAACTTCATTGAAACACGACTCCAAAAGCTGGAGCAGTTTCACGACAAACTTTTAGATGCCAATGTGTATCTCAAAGTTGAAAAGAACAATGAACGAGGAAATAAGATTGCCGAAATAAAACTGAATATGCCTGGGAAGGATTTGTTTGCTAAGAGACAGGCTGCCAGCTTTGAAGAAGCCACCGATCATGTTATAGAGGCTTTAAGGCGTCAGATAAAGAAGACAAAAGAAAAGAGAGCAATAGCTTAGAGCATTGCAGATCGAAATCATAAATTTGACCACCCCAATAGGGGGTGGTTTTTTCGTTTATATCTCCCTAAAAGAGAGCATCTTTTTTATTTTTCAGAAACTCGTCAATTCTTTTTTTTGCTTTCTTTTTTTTCGACTGAAAACTTTTATACATTTGCAGACCTTTTTGGACAAAGGTTGGGCCAAA
This portion of the Cryomorphaceae bacterium 1068 genome encodes:
- the raiA gene encoding ribosome-associated translation inhibitor RaiA, with protein sequence MQISVHSIQFKADVKLINFIETRLQKLEQFHDKLLDANVYLKVEKNNERGNKIAEIKLNMPGKDLFAKRQAASFEEATDHVIEALRRQIKKTKEKRAIA
- a CDS encoding amino acid carrier protein, with the translated sequence MKKVLSLFGAILLTALAVNAQLEATLEVSNDSEKIKDGRAEVQVTGGVPPYVYKWSNPDTPLSSASSRGLVEGRPFTVKVTDSAGNELFLEGEVPAESAEENINSVFLPVVSGLSSVLFWDPFEAIGIYDPVVYADQMPVFATGFKEDNVQRIFMMKWYASNGSEVEKGDKIALIRRNSSDTLTIFAKNSGALVHEFSEGEMVFDRDDIEAMASIETGIMARIKYDEPRPLLTANGDEQKKNIPFIVVWLVAGAIFFTVKMKFINFKGVKHAFQLVAGKYDDPEDKGEVSHFQALTTALSATVGLGNIAGVAVAIVIGGPGATFWMIIAGLLGMASKFTECTLGVKYRLINDKGEVSGGPMYYLSQGLEKRNMKGLGKVLAGLFAILCVGGSLGGGNMFQANQAFVQVASKVPLFEGNGALFGSILAILVGLVILGGIKSIAKVTDKIVPIMVGIYVGFAVIIILIHIENIGAAFAAIFNGAFSPSALKGGVIGVLIVGFQRAAFSNEAGVGSASIAHSASKTKHPVSEGVVALLEPFVDTVLVCTMTALVLIFTGFATDPAGLTGSELTSAAFSNVFPWFDWVLLIAIVLFAFSTMISWSYYGLKAWSYLFGRTKKVEYLYKLIFLIFIVIGSSVGLGSVLDFSDLMILGMAFPNILGLLLLSSEVRDDLKSYFKRIKSGEIKQFK
- a CDS encoding acyl-CoA dehydrogenase, encoding MNSQLTENQKMIAQMVQDFGEREIRPHFMDWDENQHFPIDTMKKMGELGLLGVFVPEEYGGSGFGYYEYYTAVSEIAKICGSVGLSVAAHNSLCTGHILAFGSEEQKKKWLPKLATGEWIGAWGLTESNTGSDALRMKTTAVKDGNEWVINGTKNWITHGISGDVAVVLVRTGDLLDSRGITAFVVERGTPGFKAGKKENKLGMRASETAEMVFEDCRVPEENVLGNLGEGFIQAMKVLDGGRISIAALSIGIAKGAYEAALKYSKEREQFGKPISSFQAIAFKLADMATEIEAAELLTLQAADLKNRKEEMTKESAMAKYYASEVAVRVSTEAVQVFGGYGYTKDFPVEKFYRDSKLCTIGEGTSEIQKLVISRKILS
- a CDS encoding tyrosine-type recombinase/integrase; translation: MIEKFLAYLQFEKNYSLHTVNAYHGDLENISFYLTTSFECGLEDATHQFLRSWMVDALESGSSASTIKRRVSALKSFYKWRKKTFGVQVDPTAKLVIPKMPKRLPVFVEEVALEVGRQGACFDESHDGIRDQAIIELFYNTGIRSAELIGLKMDSVDFEQGAIKVLGKRNKERIVPVGQPMIDALKTYLLARYDLQSIHDKDYFFLTQKGKKLYPRLVYRIVNDYLSKVSSISKKSPHVLRHTFATHMLNKGADINAIKELLGHSSLAATQVYTHNSVEQLIKVYRSSHPKS
- a CDS encoding helix-hairpin-helix domain-containing protein encodes the protein MLERVKSYFRHYRSERRGVIVLAIIVFLSIAGVEAFMLLYEPETERIDILLVDANETAQSRDLTGESPTVDQKEKIFFPFNPNTLSDSGYAALGFSEKEIKTLRNYQKAGANFEIKRDFAKLFFVDEEEYLELEPFIELPDSKPKKEYKNYSESFETSTDKPKVKWSDTASTQSYSFKEFTCNLNTADTNELKKLNGIGSFYAKKIIEYREELGGYHSLAQLLELWKMTPEKIDKFANQVVIDQAEVQQIKINSASAFDLSQHPYLSFGEANKIVLKREEAGGFSNSKAFCSSGLLDADLCRKLVPYLNFVE
- a CDS encoding adenine phosphoribosyltransferase, with protein sequence MNLREELLTIIRDVPDFPKPGILFRDITPILENPSVSRAVVNEMMRQFEGLRIDAVAGIESRGFLFGLPLAMEMNVPFIAIRKKGKLPAETVEHSYNLEYGSATIEMHRGVVEPGMNVLIHDDLLATGGTAVASRELINLEGGTVAGFSFLIELKGLLGREKLAATDKPILSVVDYD
- the rpsU gene encoding 30S ribosomal protein S21, translating into MLIIPVKEGENIERALKKFKKKYDRTGVVKELRRRQQFIKPSIIKRQEKLKAIYVNKVHGNNE